One window from the genome of Paracoccus zhejiangensis encodes:
- a CDS encoding pyridoxal-phosphate-dependent aminotransferase family protein — protein sequence MRLATGHPVIAIPGPSPTPDRVLRAMHRASPDIYGEGMQAAIESVVARLKQVAGTKAHLACYIGNGHAGWEAVTANLFKRGDRVLVIQSGHFGRSWAEVMARQGVAVEAMDFGLAPPDPARLAERLAAADAEGIVAVCVCQTDTASSARADIQALKAAMGDHPALLVVDAIASLGCAPMKMDDWGVDVLIAASQKGLMCPPGLAFAWFSDRVAGRGPTDLTTPYWDWHPRAAAEAAWQYWGGTPPVQLVYALDEALRMLLEDEGLEAAWARHQRLAEACWAAFDAWGAGHPEIRLVVAEPALRAQSVTAATVPQADALRAWLSDNLGVTLGVGLGAEDPATGLRVAHMGYCNAAMLLGTLAAMEAGMIALDIPHGTGAVEAAARVIAGLG from the coding sequence ATGCGCCTTGCCACCGGACATCCCGTCATCGCCATTCCCGGCCCCTCGCCGACGCCCGACCGGGTGCTCAGGGCGATGCACCGCGCCTCGCCCGACATCTATGGCGAGGGGATGCAGGCCGCGATCGAAAGCGTGGTGGCGCGGCTGAAGCAGGTCGCCGGGACCAAGGCCCATCTCGCCTGCTATATCGGCAATGGCCATGCCGGGTGGGAGGCGGTGACCGCGAACCTGTTCAAGCGCGGCGACCGGGTGCTGGTGATCCAGTCCGGGCATTTTGGCCGTAGCTGGGCCGAGGTGATGGCGCGGCAGGGCGTGGCGGTCGAGGCGATGGATTTCGGCCTCGCCCCGCCCGATCCGGCACGGCTGGCCGAGCGGCTGGCGGCGGCTGATGCAGAGGGGATCGTCGCCGTCTGTGTCTGCCAGACCGACACGGCCAGCTCGGCGCGGGCGGATATTCAGGCGCTGAAAGCGGCGATGGGCGATCACCCGGCACTGCTGGTCGTGGACGCCATCGCCTCGCTGGGTTGCGCGCCGATGAAGATGGACGACTGGGGCGTCGATGTGCTGATCGCCGCGAGCCAGAAGGGCCTGATGTGCCCGCCGGGTCTGGCCTTCGCGTGGTTCTCGGACCGGGTGGCCGGGCGCGGTCCGACCGATCTGACCACGCCCTATTGGGACTGGCATCCCCGCGCCGCTGCCGAAGCCGCCTGGCAATACTGGGGCGGTACACCGCCGGTGCAGCTTGTCTACGCGTTGGACGAGGCGCTGCGGATGCTGCTGGAGGATGAGGGGCTGGAGGCGGCCTGGGCGCGGCATCAGCGTCTGGCCGAAGCTTGCTGGGCAGCTTTCGATGCCTGGGGCGCGGGCCATCCGGAGATCAGGCTGGTGGTTGCCGAACCCGCCCTCCGGGCGCAATCGGTGACGGCGGCGACGGTGCCGCAGGCCGATGCGCTCAGGGCATGGCTGAGCGACAATCTGGGCGTGACGCTTGGTGTGGGCCTCGGGGCCGAGGATCCGGCGACCGGGCTGCGCGTGGCCCATATGGGCTATTGCAACGCCGCCATGCTGCTCGGCACGCTGGCGGCGATGGAGGCGGGGATGATCGCTCTGGACATTCCGCATGGCACCGGCGCGGTCGAGGCGGCGGCGCGGGTGATCGCCGGGCTTGGCTAA
- a CDS encoding DUF305 domain-containing protein, with the protein MTRKTAAVAALSPILFALAFGAYAQEAGPTGNADIDFVRSLIPHHQDTLAMARTVLEQGRDPEILALAREVIAAQEQDLALMRQWLDDRGQASV; encoded by the coding sequence ATGACCCGCAAGACCGCCGCCGTCGCCGCCCTCAGCCCCATTCTCTTCGCGCTGGCCTTTGGCGCCTATGCGCAGGAGGCCGGCCCGACCGGCAATGCCGATATTGATTTCGTCCGCAGCCTGATCCCGCATCATCAGGACACGCTGGCCATGGCGCGGACCGTGCTGGAACAGGGCCGCGACCCTGAAATCCTTGCCCTCGCCCGCGAGGTCATCGCCGCGCAGGAACAGGACCTGGCGCTGATGCGGCAATGGCTGGATGATCGCGGCCAGGCATCGGTCTAG
- a CDS encoding peroxiredoxin: MTIKVGDTLPEGNLMRLNESGRPEPVDMAELASGRVAIFGLPGAYTGTCTTAHMPSFIRTADQFRAKGVDRIICLTVNDAFVATAWGKETGAEAAGIEVLADADGSVTRAMGLDFDAPPAGLFGRCKRCAMLTSDGSVQVIQIEDSPGVCTVTAGEALLEHA, translated from the coding sequence ATGACGATCAAGGTTGGTGACACGCTGCCCGAGGGCAATCTGATGCGGCTGAACGAGAGTGGCCGGCCCGAGCCGGTGGACATGGCCGAGCTGGCCTCGGGCCGCGTGGCGATCTTTGGTCTGCCCGGTGCCTATACCGGCACCTGCACCACCGCGCATATGCCCAGCTTCATCCGCACCGCCGACCAGTTCCGCGCCAAGGGCGTGGACCGGATCATCTGCCTGACCGTGAACGATGCCTTCGTGGCCACCGCCTGGGGCAAGGAAACCGGCGCCGAAGCCGCCGGGATCGAGGTTCTGGCCGATGCCGATGGCAGCGTCACCCGCGCCATGGGTCTGGATTTCGACGCCCCGCCGGCCGGCCTTTTCGGTCGCTGCAAGCGCTGCGCCATGCTGACCTCGGACGGGTCGGTCCAGGTGATCCAGATCGAGGACTCGCCCGGCGTCTGCACCGTCACGGCGGGCGAGGCGCTGCTGGAGCACGCGTGA
- a CDS encoding class I SAM-dependent methyltransferase: protein MSRFSDDETLRFYAQSSSDYANEGAGRIWAGLSDFIALLPEGAEVLELGCGAGREAAALLAAGFRVDATDGSAEMVAEARARTGMTVRQMRFDELAVVARYDAVLANASLLHVPFAGLPEILVRVRRALRPGGVLVATFKTGGAAGRDAAGRYFNRPTREALETAFRSAGFDDLSIDQRHGGGYRGEPTEWLTVVARP from the coding sequence GTGAGCCGCTTCTCGGATGACGAGACCCTGCGCTTTTATGCGCAGTCGTCCTCCGACTATGCGAACGAGGGGGCCGGCCGGATCTGGGCCGGCCTTTCCGATTTCATCGCCCTGCTGCCCGAGGGGGCCGAGGTACTGGAACTGGGTTGCGGTGCCGGGCGCGAAGCGGCGGCCTTGCTGGCCGCGGGGTTCCGGGTCGACGCGACCGATGGCTCGGCCGAGATGGTGGCCGAGGCGCGGGCGCGGACCGGGATGACTGTGCGCCAGATGCGCTTCGATGAACTGGCGGTCGTGGCGCGCTATGATGCCGTTCTGGCCAATGCCAGCCTGTTGCATGTCCCGTTTGCAGGCCTGCCCGAAATCCTCGTCCGGGTACGCCGGGCCCTGCGTCCGGGCGGTGTTCTGGTCGCAACCTTCAAGACCGGCGGCGCGGCAGGCCGGGATGCTGCCGGGCGCTATTTCAACCGACCCACGCGCGAGGCGCTGGAGACCGCCTTCCGCAGCGCCGGCTTTGACGATCTGTCCATCGATCAGAGGCATGGCGGCGGTTATCGCGGCGAGCCGACAGAGTGGTTGACGGTGGTCGCGCGGCCCTAG
- a CDS encoding NAD(P)/FAD-dependent oxidoreductase yields the protein MRILIIGAGQAAASLAARLRAKGHDGPLSVIGAEPVAPYQRPPLSKAYLLGEMGLDRLMLRGADWWAENNIDLHLGERALAIDPAARIVTTDKGSHGYDALALTLGATPRRLPASMGGHLPGTFTIRDLADIAAIAPLMQAGRKLIVIGGGYIGLEAAAVARKLGLEVTLVEAAPRILGRVAAPETADMIRALHRAHGTEILEATALARITGKDRADGVELADGRHLPADLVIMGIGIDPDTALAASAGLTLDNGIATDAFGRTSDPAIWAAGDCASFPQHGQRIRLESVGNAIDMAEAVADNLLGAQTPYAAKPWFWSDQFDAKLQIAGLNAGYDRTVSRPGEGDHGGSTWYFREGQLIAVDALNDARAYMVGKRLIDAGRSVEPDTLAAATDLKALLK from the coding sequence ATGCGCATTCTCATCATCGGCGCCGGTCAGGCGGCAGCCTCGCTGGCCGCGCGGCTGCGCGCCAAGGGCCATGACGGTCCACTGAGCGTGATCGGCGCCGAGCCGGTCGCCCCCTATCAACGCCCGCCGCTGTCCAAGGCCTATCTCCTGGGCGAGATGGGGCTGGACCGGCTGATGCTGCGCGGGGCCGACTGGTGGGCCGAGAACAACATCGACCTGCATCTGGGTGAGCGTGCCCTAGCCATCGATCCCGCCGCCCGCATCGTCACCACCGACAAGGGCAGCCACGGCTATGACGCGCTGGCACTGACGCTTGGCGCAACGCCGCGCCGCCTGCCGGCGTCCATGGGCGGCCATCTGCCCGGCACCTTCACCATCCGCGACCTCGCCGATATCGCCGCCATCGCGCCCTTGATGCAGGCCGGACGCAAGCTGATCGTCATCGGTGGCGGCTATATCGGGCTCGAGGCCGCTGCGGTCGCCCGCAAGCTGGGTCTCGAGGTGACGCTAGTTGAGGCTGCGCCGCGCATTCTTGGCCGGGTCGCCGCACCCGAGACCGCCGACATGATCCGCGCCCTGCACCGCGCCCATGGCACCGAGATCCTGGAAGCCACAGCGCTCGCCCGGATCACCGGAAAGGATCGCGCCGATGGCGTCGAACTGGCCGATGGCCGCCACCTGCCGGCCGATCTGGTCATCATGGGCATCGGCATCGATCCCGATACCGCGCTGGCCGCCTCTGCCGGGCTGACGCTCGACAACGGCATCGCCACCGACGCCTTCGGCCGGACCTCCGATCCCGCCATCTGGGCGGCGGGCGATTGCGCCAGCTTCCCCCAGCACGGCCAGCGCATCCGGCTGGAAAGCGTCGGCAATGCCATCGACATGGCCGAGGCGGTGGCCGACAACCTGCTGGGCGCCCAAACGCCCTATGCCGCGAAACCGTGGTTCTGGTCTGACCAGTTCGACGCCAAGCTGCAGATCGCCGGGCTGAATGCCGGCTATGACCGCACGGTCAGCCGCCCCGGCGAGGGCGACCATGGCGGCAGCACCTGGTATTTCCGCGAGGGCCAGTTGATCGCCGTCGACGCGCTGAACGATGCCCGCGCCTACATGGTCGGCAAGCGGCTGATCGATGCCGGCCGCTCGGTTGAGCCCGACACCCTTGCCGCCGCCACCGACCTCAAGGCCCTGCTGAAATGA
- the rsmD gene encoding 16S rRNA (guanine(966)-N(2))-methyltransferase RsmD, with the protein MRIVGGNLRGLKLADVGDGDAAAHLRPTTDRVREAIFNLLINGTHGNPVPGARVLDLFAGTGALGLEALSRGATRVAFVDDGVKARALIRSNVEKARAMGVTDLWRRDATALGENRGAAYDLIFLDPPYGQGLGERAIASALSGGWIAPGAMIVWEESRAPVIPAPLGQIDQRRYGDSIVTLARMPSM; encoded by the coding sequence ATGAGGATCGTCGGCGGCAACCTGCGCGGGCTGAAGCTTGCCGATGTCGGCGATGGCGATGCCGCCGCCCATCTGCGCCCGACCACCGACCGGGTGCGCGAGGCGATCTTCAACCTCCTGATCAACGGCACCCATGGCAACCCGGTCCCCGGCGCGCGGGTCTTGGACCTCTTCGCCGGCACCGGCGCGCTGGGGCTCGAGGCGCTGTCGCGCGGTGCGACACGGGTGGCCTTTGTCGATGACGGGGTGAAGGCCCGGGCCCTGATCCGCAGCAATGTCGAAAAGGCCCGCGCCATGGGCGTCACCGACCTCTGGCGGCGCGATGCGACCGCATTGGGCGAAAACCGTGGTGCCGCCTATGACCTGATTTTCCTCGATCCACCCTATGGGCAGGGGCTGGGCGAGCGCGCCATTGCCTCGGCCCTCAGCGGCGGCTGGATCGCGCCCGGCGCAATGATCGTGTGGGAGGAATCGCGCGCCCCCGTCATCCCCGCCCCGCTCGGCCAGATCGACCAGCGCCGCTATGGCGACAGCATCGTCACGCTGGCCCGGATGCCATCCATGTGA